The nucleotide window TCCGTACTTGCTCTTCCAACGATGGAAGCTCGCTTTGCTCACATTGTGCTCGCGGCAAACATCGTCCACGCTGCGGCCTTCGTCTGCCTCGCGCAGGAGCGCCACGATTTGCTCTTCGGTGTATCTCTTTCGTTTCATACTTCTGGTCGGGTTCTACCCGCCAGGGTCTCAAACGCAATGGTACGATTCTAGGAGGTCACGCCAGCCGCCTCATGGCGGATATGCTCCAACTGGCGGGGTATGAACGCGAGAGCCTCGTGGTCTTTGAATCGGTCGGCGGCGTAGAGAATAGCCGGCATCAGGTATTCCTGACAGTACGCGTAGCGGATCCTGGTGTCGCCGCCGATACGGATCAGGCGACCGTCGTCGAAAATCATGTTTCGCACGACTTTCCACAGATCCTGCTGATGATGGTAGAGACTTTCGGGGGCGGGGAGGCCGAGGGCTTTCAGGTCGTTGTGAAGGAAAGCCGCATTGCTCAAACAGATGACCATGTAGCCGACATTCAGATAGCCGTGATGGTCCAACGCGTAGTGCGGGAAAAAGTTAGCGCCGATGTGGCGTTTGCAGATGGGCTTTCCAGTGACGACCCGTGGGTCATCGGCATCGGCGGGGATGCTGACTCCATTGATGAGAAAGGTGTGGGCCCGCTCCTGCCAATCGGCCGCGTGCGGATGGTCGGGGTAAAGAACCGAGGCCCGCCAAAGCAGGGAGCCGTTCCAGATATTGGACTCTGGGTGGTTCCCATGCTCGTGCTCCCAGAGGGTGGCGCTGATGCGTGTTTCGAGCCGTCGGTCGCGGTAATCGGTCAGTAGCCAGTCGGCTTCGCTGCACAGTAGCTTGCGGATAGTCGCCTGGTCGGCGTCGGACAGGTGTGGCTCCAGTAGCTTCAGCGCGAACATCATGCGCTCCGTGCCCAGTGCGCTGATCCAGGTGTGTCCCCATTTTGTGTTGTCGGTGCAGGTCAGCGGGCCGGTGTGATGGCTGGCGAGGTTGAAACGCAGTGCAGCCAGCGCGCGTTGCAGCGCCCAGTCTGTGTACGGGAAATCGATCTTGTCCCCAAGACAGGCCAGTGTCGCGAGGGTGGCGGCGTATTTCTGCTGGGTCTGTACTCCCCATCCGTTGTACCCTGTGCTGTAGGTCCCCATCGGCGATTGGCCGGAACGGGTGGGGAACTGGGTCCAGTCGTTTTCAGCGGCACGTGCCCAACGCGCGATGAGTTCAAGTGCAGTCTTCGAGGGAGATTCTGACATATTACATGACAACAAACGCCTTGCGCTCGTCCGGGGGCAATCATCGCGGTGCGTTAGCCTAACACACCGACTGAAGAATGAAGCCGCCGGGGGGCAGCACGGAGTCTTCCGCCGGTGGGAATCTTCCGGTTTTATTTCCCGGTTCTACGTCTGCCGGGCTTGTGCCCGTGACGCTGGGGAACATTCGGTCCGTCGCTCCAGGAACATTCAACCATAACGATTTTTGGAATAGC belongs to Ruficoccus amylovorans and includes:
- a CDS encoding transposase, which codes for MKRKRYTEEQIVALLREADEGRSVDDVCREHNVSKASFHRWKSKYGQMELRDVKRLKELERENAELKKLVADQLLNIKVLEQVNAKKW